The following proteins come from a genomic window of Populus nigra chromosome 6, ddPopNigr1.1, whole genome shotgun sequence:
- the LOC133696265 gene encoding ras-related protein RABF1 isoform X1 codes for MGCSSSLPDRSTGRLGGLNNSESGGVADAKNLRVKLVLLGDSGVGKSCIVLRFVRGQFDPTSKVTIGASFLSQTIALQDSTTIKFEIWDTAGQERYAALAPLYYRGAAVAVIVYDITSPETFNKAQYWVKELQKHGSPDIVMALVGNKADLHEKREVPTQDGIEYAEKNGMFFIETSAKTADNINQLFEEIAKRLPHPSST; via the exons ATGGGTTGCTCCTCTTCTCTTCCAG ATAGGAGTACTGGGAGATTGGGTGGACTTAACAATTCAGAGAGTGGTGGAGTGGCTGATGCCAAAAACCTACGCGTAAAG CTGGTTTTATTAGGTGATTCTGGTGTTGGTAAAAGCTGTATTGTTCTTCGCTTTGTTCGTGGCCAGTTTGATCCAACATCCAAG GTAACTATTGGAGCTTCATTTTTGTCACAAACAATAGCTTTACAGGATTCTACAACAATTAAGTTTGAGATATGGGATACTGCTGGACAAGAAAG GTATGCCGCACTAGCACCGCTATATTACAGAGGTGCTGCAGTTGCAGTTATTGTGTATGATATAACAAGCCCAGAGACATTCAACAAAGCACAGTATTGGGTTAAG GAGCTACAAAAACATGGGAGCCCTGATATAGTCATGGCTTTAGTAGGTAACAAGGCTGATCTTCATGAGAAGCGAGAAGTACCCACTCAA GATGGCATTGAATATGCGGAGAAGAATGGGATGTTCTTTATTGAGACATCTGCAAAAACTGCAGATAATATAAATCAGCTGTTTGAG GAAATTGCTAAGCGACTCCCGCACCCTTCCTCAACATGA
- the LOC133696265 gene encoding ras-related protein RABF1 isoform X2 — translation MGCSSSLPDRSTGRLGGLNNSESGGVADAKNLRVKLVLLGDSGVGKSCIVLRFVRGQFDPTSKVTIGASFLSQTIALQDSTTIKFEIWDTAGQERYAALAPLYYRGAAVAVIVYDITSPETFNKAQYWVKELQKHGSPDIVMALVGNKADLHEKREDGIEYAEKNGMFFIETSAKTADNINQLFEEIAKRLPHPSST, via the exons ATGGGTTGCTCCTCTTCTCTTCCAG ATAGGAGTACTGGGAGATTGGGTGGACTTAACAATTCAGAGAGTGGTGGAGTGGCTGATGCCAAAAACCTACGCGTAAAG CTGGTTTTATTAGGTGATTCTGGTGTTGGTAAAAGCTGTATTGTTCTTCGCTTTGTTCGTGGCCAGTTTGATCCAACATCCAAG GTAACTATTGGAGCTTCATTTTTGTCACAAACAATAGCTTTACAGGATTCTACAACAATTAAGTTTGAGATATGGGATACTGCTGGACAAGAAAG GTATGCCGCACTAGCACCGCTATATTACAGAGGTGCTGCAGTTGCAGTTATTGTGTATGATATAACAAGCCCAGAGACATTCAACAAAGCACAGTATTGGGTTAAG GAGCTACAAAAACATGGGAGCCCTGATATAGTCATGGCTTTAGTAGGTAACAAGGCTGATCTTCATGAGAAGCGAGAA GATGGCATTGAATATGCGGAGAAGAATGGGATGTTCTTTATTGAGACATCTGCAAAAACTGCAGATAATATAAATCAGCTGTTTGAG GAAATTGCTAAGCGACTCCCGCACCCTTCCTCAACATGA
- the LOC133696265 gene encoding ras-related protein RABF1 isoform X3: MHLIRQWHHFACFELVLLGDSGVGKSCIVLRFVRGQFDPTSKVTIGASFLSQTIALQDSTTIKFEIWDTAGQERYAALAPLYYRGAAVAVIVYDITSPETFNKAQYWVKELQKHGSPDIVMALVGNKADLHEKREVPTQDGIEYAEKNGMFFIETSAKTADNINQLFEEIAKRLPHPSST; the protein is encoded by the exons ATGCATCTTATTAGACAATGGCACCACTTTGCTTGTTTTGAG CTGGTTTTATTAGGTGATTCTGGTGTTGGTAAAAGCTGTATTGTTCTTCGCTTTGTTCGTGGCCAGTTTGATCCAACATCCAAG GTAACTATTGGAGCTTCATTTTTGTCACAAACAATAGCTTTACAGGATTCTACAACAATTAAGTTTGAGATATGGGATACTGCTGGACAAGAAAG GTATGCCGCACTAGCACCGCTATATTACAGAGGTGCTGCAGTTGCAGTTATTGTGTATGATATAACAAGCCCAGAGACATTCAACAAAGCACAGTATTGGGTTAAG GAGCTACAAAAACATGGGAGCCCTGATATAGTCATGGCTTTAGTAGGTAACAAGGCTGATCTTCATGAGAAGCGAGAAGTACCCACTCAA GATGGCATTGAATATGCGGAGAAGAATGGGATGTTCTTTATTGAGACATCTGCAAAAACTGCAGATAATATAAATCAGCTGTTTGAG GAAATTGCTAAGCGACTCCCGCACCCTTCCTCAACATGA